One Heyndrickxia oleronia genomic window, AGATTTTAGCAAAGCTTGAGGAATGTGAACAGTTATTAGAGAAGCTAGAAAAATGTTTTGACGCAGAAATCAAAAAAGTAAGAAAAGAAATCATATTGAGGGCTTCTGAAGATCACTCCATTTTAGAAGCTAAACTGAAACGTCTTGAAAAGAAATTCAAAATTAAAAAACTGTCAACTTCGATAAACATTAAAAATGAACAACCAAAGTTGCAGCAGCTTGGTTGAGTTAGTCTTTTTGACCTTAGTGGTGACTCCAGCGTATAATTGCATTAGTTAGTTTCTCAGGAGGAATAATGCGAATGTACGAAAATGACTTGATACATTTAACAAATAAATTAATAGAATTAAATGATTATGCCTATCATTCATATAATCAAGTTAGAGAAAAAGGGGAACAAGGGGATTTCTATCAAGATGTTAAACCGTTTGCAGATCAAGTAAGAGATGCTTGTGAACAATGGTTGCCCTTGGCAATTGCTTGGCTAAATGAGGTTCAGCCAAAACACTTACATCCAATACAGTTAAAAAATACAAGTGAAAATCTTCAAATGGTTTCAGTTAAAGCCTTTTATCCAGACTCTAGTTTAAAAAAATTTAAAAGTCATATTCAATCTGTAGACTATGTGTTGAAAAGACTGTTGGAGGAAACCAAAAAAAATAACTGATGAGTCAAACCCTGCCTTTTTATTTTTTTCTTAGACATATCACCATTTTTTTTACCATTCATATTGTGGTAGTAAAGATTGTCATCTGGAGGAAAAAGTGATGAAAGGTTATAATCCATATATGAACTATTTACCATTACGTAATTATCAACCGCAAAATCATTCATATCATGCACAGGGTATTCCTCATATGCAAGCATATAATCAGCCGAATATACCATATCAACATCCATACGGACCTTACCATTACAATGGGATACCACCATTTATGCAAAATGGAAACAGTCCATATTATCAACAACCGGGTTATGAACAGAATCATAGTCCGCAGCCGAACATTTTTGATAACCCGCTTCAAACAAAAGAAACGTATCAAAGCAATAAACAAAATCAAATGTTAAATCAATACGTTCATCCATATCCTCAAGGGAATCATTTTAAACAACCACAAACAGGTGGGATTAATTCACTGATGAACTCTTTTAAATCACAGGATGGTTCGATTGACTTTAATAAAATGGTCAACACAGCTGGGCAAATGATGAATGCAGTTAACCAGGTGTCAACGATGGTGAAAGGGCTAGGGGGACTCTTTAAGCCTTAGAGTTCCTGGCCTTTTTGCTTTTTTATTTATTCATCTAGTAAAAACTAGATTTGATTTTTGTGTTTTTCGACGATTGAAAAATATTGTTTTACAAATATCATATAACAGCTAAATAGTTAATAACGGAATCAGCTTATTTTCTGATTCCGTTTTAATATGTTTATTCTATTCTTAATCGTTTCCCTTTTTCCTTTGGTACTTTAATCGTTAGTAAGCCATCTTCATAGGTTGCCTTGACTTTATCTTCAATAATCGGTTGCGGAAATGGAATGGTTTTAGAGGATCGTTGGATTGAGCTTTTATTAAAAAACACATTTTGGGACTGATCTTCTTTTGTAACTTTTTCATTATTTTCGACTGTAATCGTAATATACTTAGGAAATATACCAATATCTATCTGATCCTTTTTTATGCCAGATAATTTTGCGGTGATAATATATTTATCATCTAATTCAGTTAAGTCAATAGGGAAACCACTGATTGGAAATGGCGAGGAAAAAAAATCATCAATGCTTTGAAGAAAGCCTTTCACTGGCCTTTCCTGGAAAAGTTCATTCATAGATCGAAAAAAGTCTTGAAAAGGTTCGTGGAACAATCCCTTTTTAGGTTCTTCAGGTAATTTCTCTGTCATCTTAATAAAAACTCCTCTCTGTAAGATTTAAATACCAACTTTATCTATTGTATAATATGATGTTTTTGACAATGAGTACCAATAAAAAACACTAGGAAAACGAACATTTATTCGCTAAAATATAGAAAGAGGTGTGTAGAAAATGAAACGTCGAAAAAATTTACAAGAGGTCATCCAAGGTTTAAAAGAGGATGTTCATATAAATAAGCAAATTATTCATTGGCATACATTAAATTCAAAAGAGGCACAAACTACTCCGTTTCCAAATAGAATTCATCCATTATTAAAAGAATCATTAAATCGCAAAGGAATTTCTGAACTATATACGCATCAGAAATCGTCGTTTGAACTGGCAATGCAAGGGAAGAGCTTTGTTGCTGTTACACCAACAGCGTCCGGAAAGACTCTCTGTTATAATTTACCAGTTATCCAAACGATTCTCGAAGAACCAACGTCTAGAGCATTGTATATGTTTCCAACTAAGGCACTTGCTCAAGATCAAAAAAGTGAGATAAATGAGATTATTGATGAAACAGGACTAGACATTAACAGTTATACATATGACGGAGATACACCGTCAAGTATCAGGCAGAAGGTAAGAAAAGCTGGACATATTGTGATTACTAATCCTGATATGCTCCATTCCGCTATTCTCCCGCATCATACAAAATGGGTCGCTTTTTTTGAAAATCTGAAATATATAATTATTGATGAATTACATACATATCGAGGTGTATTTGGGAGTCATGTGGCAAATGTCCTGCGAAGACTAAAGCGAATTTGCACGTATTACGGTAGTAACCCTGTATTTATTTGTACTTCTGCAACTATTGCAAATCCAAAAGAATTAGCAGAAGGATTGACAGGAATGCATATGGAGCTAATCGATAATAATGGTGCACCTAGTGGGAAGAAGCATTTTATTTTTTACAATCCTCCAATCGTAAATAAGCCTTTAAATATCAGAAGAAGTGCTACATTAGAAGTGAGTCATCTTGCTAAGCAATTATTACAGCAAAAAATTCAAACAATTGTTTTTGCGCGTAGTCGAGTTAGAGTTGAAATTATATTGACCTATTTGCAAGAGGTTGTAAAACATGAATTGGGTTCTAAATCCATACAAGGATATCGGGGAGGATATTTACCTTCACAAAGGAGAGAAATCGAAAAAGGACTAAGGAATGGAGAGATTATTGGTGTAGTAAGTACAAATGCATTAGAACTTGGAGTAGATATTGGTCAACTCCAAGTATGTATTATGACAGGGTACCCTGGAACAATTGCCAGTGCATGGCAACAAGCTGGGAGAGCAGGAAGAAGACATGGAGAATCATTAGTAATAATGGTCGCAAGTTCTTCACCACTCGATCAATATATTATTGAACATCCTGAGTATTTTCTACATCAATCACCCGAAACCGCTAGAATTAACCCAGATAATCTGATTATCCTTGTTGATCACATTAAATGCGCTGCATATGAATTACCTTTTAAAAAGGGAGAAACATTTGGTGATGTTGAAATTGAAGATATTCTTGAATATTTGGTAGAAGAAAGAGTCCTTCATTATCGAAGTGAAAAATGGAATTGGATGAATGATTCCTTTCCAGCACATAATATTAGTTTACGTTCTGCTTCACAGGAAAATGTTGTAGTGATTGATTATACTGAAACAGCAAATGTGAAAGTAATTGGTGAAATGGATCAATTTAGTGCAATGACCCTTTTACATGAGGAAGCAATTTACCTTCATCAAGGAATTCAATACCAAGTGGAGAAACTAGATTGGGAAGAGAAAAAAGCGTATGTAAAGGAAGTTGAAGTAGATTATTATACCGATGCTAATTTAGCCGTACAATTACATGTGCTAGAAGAGGATAAACATAAATATATTCATAATGGTGAAGTGAGCTATGGAGATGTCACAGTCCAAGCCATGGCAACTATTTTTAAAAAAATTAAGTTTAATACACATGAAAATATTGGCTCTGGTCCTATCAATCTTCCTGAGCAAGAATTGCATACAAGTGCTACTTGGTTTACGTTTGAAAGTGAGTTATCAGAAAGTAAATTAGAAGAAGGTTTAATTGGAATTTCACATGCATTGAATTCAATTGTTTCTTTATTTGTTATGTGTGATCCTCAGGATATTCACGTGATACCACAAATCAAAGCTATTC contains:
- a CDS encoding YppE family protein, translated to MYENDLIHLTNKLIELNDYAYHSYNQVREKGEQGDFYQDVKPFADQVRDACEQWLPLAIAWLNEVQPKHLHPIQLKNTSENLQMVSVKAFYPDSSLKKFKSHIQSVDYVLKRLLEETKKNN
- a CDS encoding DEAD/DEAH box helicase, producing the protein MKRRKNLQEVIQGLKEDVHINKQIIHWHTLNSKEAQTTPFPNRIHPLLKESLNRKGISELYTHQKSSFELAMQGKSFVAVTPTASGKTLCYNLPVIQTILEEPTSRALYMFPTKALAQDQKSEINEIIDETGLDINSYTYDGDTPSSIRQKVRKAGHIVITNPDMLHSAILPHHTKWVAFFENLKYIIIDELHTYRGVFGSHVANVLRRLKRICTYYGSNPVFICTSATIANPKELAEGLTGMHMELIDNNGAPSGKKHFIFYNPPIVNKPLNIRRSATLEVSHLAKQLLQQKIQTIVFARSRVRVEIILTYLQEVVKHELGSKSIQGYRGGYLPSQRREIEKGLRNGEIIGVVSTNALELGVDIGQLQVCIMTGYPGTIASAWQQAGRAGRRHGESLVIMVASSSPLDQYIIEHPEYFLHQSPETARINPDNLIILVDHIKCAAYELPFKKGETFGDVEIEDILEYLVEERVLHYRSEKWNWMNDSFPAHNISLRSASQENVVVIDYTETANVKVIGEMDQFSAMTLLHEEAIYLHQGIQYQVEKLDWEEKKAYVKEVEVDYYTDANLAVQLHVLEEDKHKYIHNGEVSYGDVTVQAMATIFKKIKFNTHENIGSGPINLPEQELHTSATWFTFESELSESKLEEGLIGISHALNSIVSLFVMCDPQDIHVIPQIKAIHNEKPTIFLYDRYPGGVGLSEKVFENIKEIISKTTDMISQCPCENGCPSCIGLDGTTSRSKNIALHLLSHFKE
- a CDS encoding Hsp20/alpha crystallin family protein is translated as MTEKLPEEPKKGLFHEPFQDFFRSMNELFQERPVKGFLQSIDDFFSSPFPISGFPIDLTELDDKYIITAKLSGIKKDQIDIGIFPKYITITVENNEKVTKEDQSQNVFFNKSSIQRSSKTIPFPQPIIEDKVKATYEDGLLTIKVPKEKGKRLRIE
- a CDS encoding YppG family protein, which encodes MKGYNPYMNYLPLRNYQPQNHSYHAQGIPHMQAYNQPNIPYQHPYGPYHYNGIPPFMQNGNSPYYQQPGYEQNHSPQPNIFDNPLQTKETYQSNKQNQMLNQYVHPYPQGNHFKQPQTGGINSLMNSFKSQDGSIDFNKMVNTAGQMMNAVNQVSTMVKGLGGLFKP